The following proteins are co-located in the Candidatus Paracaedibacter acanthamoebae genome:
- a CDS encoding TetR/AcrR family transcriptional regulator, producing MMAQHTATLENTKMRALREGIKLLQIHGYNGFSFQDLATVLGIRKASLYSHFKSKEDFGLAILDHHAAQFNQWCATIDGFGAWDKLKAYFDLFYTFGTQFSGMCPLCAFASDQQSLPQSIKAALEKNSKIRRDWMIIIIEQGQHKKEFRTDLPPTGLAEMILAVSFGVQLSARTFTHADHIHIVREQIEILLKPGSVR from the coding sequence ATGATGGCACAACACACCGCCACTCTTGAAAACACAAAGATGCGTGCTTTGCGGGAAGGAATAAAACTACTGCAAATTCATGGATATAATGGTTTTAGCTTTCAAGATTTAGCCACGGTCCTGGGAATTCGCAAAGCAAGTTTATATTCTCATTTTAAATCAAAAGAGGATTTTGGACTGGCCATTCTTGATCACCATGCCGCTCAATTTAATCAATGGTGCGCTACCATCGATGGCTTTGGCGCATGGGACAAACTGAAAGCCTATTTTGATCTTTTTTATACCTTTGGCACTCAATTTTCAGGGATGTGTCCCCTCTGCGCCTTTGCCTCTGATCAGCAATCCCTTCCTCAGTCCATTAAGGCAGCTCTCGAAAAAAACAGTAAAATTCGACGGGATTGGATGATAATAATCATTGAGCAGGGCCAACACAAAAAAGAGTTTCGCACCGATTTACCGCCCACAGGATTGGCAGAAATGATTTTAGCGGTAAGTTTCGGAGTGCAATTAAGTGCCCGCACCTTTACCCACGCAGACCACATTCATATAGTCAGAGAGCAGATCGAAATCTTACTGAAACCTGGGAGTGTCAGATAA
- the ettA gene encoding energy-dependent translational throttle protein EttA, whose product MSSHQYIYVMKSLSKIFPGGREILKDIWLSFYPGAKIGIIGPNGSGKSTLLKIMAGIDTEFNGEAWAADGVKVGYLEQEPQLDPSLDVTGNIMSGLGEIKDLMDRFDAVSARFAEELTDDEMNALIAEQADLQDKIDAADAWDLNRKIEIAMDALRCPSGDSDVTKLSGGERRRVALCRLLMQKPDMLLLDEPTNHLDADSVAWLERYLKDYNGTVVLITHDRYFLDNVVGWILELDRGQGIPYEGNYSSWLEQKRKRLEVEQKQETNRQKQLARELEWIRQSPKARQSKSKARIQAYEALLAQDVDQGKGDGSIIIPPGPRLGDTVIDANGLTKSFGDRLLIEDLNFRLPRGGIVGIIGANGAGKTTLFKMITGMEKPDSGTIKIGETVVLGYVDQSRDSLDANKTIWEEISKGHDEITLGKNKIPSRAYCAMFNFKGADQQKKVGQLSGGERNRVHLANMLKSGANVLMLDEPTNDLDVETLRSLEEALLDFAGCAIVITHDRFFLDRIATHILAFEGDSHVEWFEGNYQSYEEDRRRRLGVAADQPHRIKYKPLSR is encoded by the coding sequence ATGTCCAGCCATCAATATATTTATGTTATGAAAAGCCTGTCGAAAATTTTTCCAGGGGGGCGCGAAATTCTAAAAGACATTTGGTTGTCTTTTTATCCGGGGGCAAAGATTGGTATTATTGGCCCCAACGGTTCAGGTAAGTCAACCTTGCTTAAGATTATGGCTGGAATTGATACAGAATTTAACGGAGAAGCGTGGGCAGCTGACGGTGTCAAAGTTGGTTATCTGGAACAAGAACCTCAACTTGATCCAAGTTTAGATGTTACTGGAAACATCATGTCGGGCCTGGGGGAAATTAAAGACCTGATGGATCGGTTTGATGCTGTCAGTGCGCGGTTTGCCGAAGAGCTGACTGATGATGAAATGAATGCTCTGATTGCAGAACAAGCTGATTTGCAAGATAAAATTGATGCTGCGGATGCTTGGGATTTGAATCGTAAGATTGAGATTGCCATGGATGCACTGCGTTGCCCGTCCGGGGATTCGGATGTGACAAAGCTGTCGGGGGGAGAACGCCGCCGGGTCGCCTTGTGTCGCTTGCTGATGCAAAAACCGGATATGCTCTTGCTGGATGAGCCGACCAACCACTTGGACGCTGATTCCGTAGCTTGGCTTGAGCGTTATTTGAAAGATTATAACGGTACCGTCGTGTTGATTACCCACGATCGCTATTTCTTGGATAATGTGGTGGGTTGGATTCTAGAGCTAGACCGTGGCCAAGGTATCCCTTACGAAGGCAACTATTCCAGTTGGTTAGAACAAAAGCGTAAGCGTCTAGAGGTAGAACAAAAGCAAGAAACGAACCGCCAAAAGCAATTGGCGCGCGAACTTGAATGGATTCGTCAATCACCCAAGGCTCGTCAGTCTAAAAGCAAGGCGCGTATTCAAGCCTATGAAGCCTTATTGGCTCAAGATGTCGATCAGGGCAAGGGAGATGGATCTATTATTATTCCACCGGGGCCACGCTTGGGAGATACAGTTATTGATGCCAATGGGTTGACCAAATCTTTTGGGGATCGCTTATTAATTGAAGATTTAAATTTCCGTTTACCACGAGGTGGTATTGTTGGGATTATCGGGGCAAATGGAGCTGGTAAAACGACCTTATTTAAGATGATTACCGGCATGGAAAAACCTGATTCAGGAACCATTAAAATTGGTGAAACTGTGGTTTTAGGATACGTAGATCAATCGCGCGATTCTCTCGATGCTAACAAAACCATTTGGGAAGAAATTTCTAAAGGGCATGATGAAATTACGCTTGGTAAGAACAAGATTCCAAGCCGTGCCTATTGTGCCATGTTTAACTTTAAAGGCGCTGATCAACAAAAGAAGGTCGGTCAGCTGTCGGGAGGGGAGCGCAATCGTGTTCACTTGGCCAATATGCTTAAGTCGGGTGCGAATGTACTAATGCTCGATGAACCAACCAATGATTTGGATGTGGAAACATTACGTTCCTTGGAAGAAGCGCTGCTTGATTTTGCCGGTTGTGCCATTGTGATTACCCACGATCGATTCTTCTTAGATCGTATTGCAACTCATATCTTAGCTTTTGAAGGCGACAGCCATGTTGAATGGTTCGAGGGAAATTATCAGTCTTATGAAGAAGATCGCCGTCGTCGCTTAGGTGTTGCTGCGGATCAACCGCATCGGATAAAGTATAAACCCTTATCCCGTTAA
- a CDS encoding acetyl-CoA C-acetyltransferase — protein sequence MKSDKNQVYVLGSARIPFAKSLTSYMDVSRQDLMVASVNALIDRYKLNGIQMGDAAFGAVMNSSSDFNLAREVILSTPLHPETPAYNVQRACGTGLETIWQLALKAHVGAINHGIAGGVDTNSDLPIEVSPGLQKILLQLNQAKTGGDRLKILTRLRLQDLSPKTPVIDEPRTKLSMGKHCELMVKEWNVSREEQDEFAMASHVNGVKAYQDGFYEDLVTPFYGLKQDGILRSDIALDKLAKLKPAFNPEGSLTAGNSSPLTDGSACVLIANDAGAMALGLKPLARIVDVQVAAVDFVHGAGLLMAPTKAVAQLLTRNTLTFSDFDYFEIHEAFAGQVLCTLKAWETDAYCRGSLGLTSALGSLDRTKLNTVGSSVALGHPFAATGARITGTLAKLLVQDGKKRGLISICTAGGMGIAAILESV from the coding sequence ATGAAGTCCGATAAAAATCAAGTATATGTGTTGGGGAGTGCGCGTATTCCTTTTGCCAAAAGTCTAACAAGTTATATGGACGTTTCACGGCAAGACCTTATGGTCGCCTCGGTAAATGCTCTCATTGATCGGTATAAATTAAACGGTATACAAATGGGTGATGCTGCCTTTGGGGCCGTTATGAATAGCTCATCAGATTTTAACTTGGCGCGCGAGGTTATTTTATCAACCCCCTTACACCCTGAAACACCGGCTTATAATGTTCAGCGAGCCTGCGGAACGGGGTTAGAAACTATATGGCAGCTTGCTCTTAAGGCGCATGTGGGTGCCATTAATCATGGTATTGCTGGCGGCGTGGATACCAACAGTGATCTTCCCATTGAGGTTTCACCGGGACTGCAAAAAATTCTTTTGCAGCTTAATCAAGCTAAAACGGGAGGCGATCGTTTAAAGATTTTGACACGCTTAAGATTACAAGATTTATCACCAAAAACGCCTGTTATCGATGAACCGCGCACTAAATTGTCTATGGGAAAACACTGTGAGCTGATGGTAAAGGAATGGAATGTTTCGCGGGAAGAGCAGGACGAGTTTGCTATGGCAAGCCATGTTAATGGTGTCAAGGCTTATCAGGATGGATTCTATGAGGATCTAGTCACCCCCTTCTATGGTTTAAAACAAGATGGAATATTACGCAGTGATATTGCCCTTGATAAATTGGCTAAGTTAAAGCCGGCCTTTAATCCAGAGGGATCATTAACGGCGGGAAACAGCTCACCGTTGACGGATGGATCCGCTTGCGTTTTGATTGCTAATGATGCGGGAGCTATGGCCCTCGGGTTAAAACCTTTAGCGAGAATTGTGGATGTGCAGGTGGCCGCGGTGGATTTTGTGCACGGTGCCGGGTTGCTGATGGCCCCGACAAAGGCTGTAGCTCAACTCTTGACAAGGAATACCTTAACTTTTTCCGATTTTGATTATTTTGAAATTCATGAAGCCTTTGCTGGGCAGGTACTGTGCACGTTGAAAGCCTGGGAAACCGATGCCTATTGTCGCGGTAGTCTAGGACTTACATCGGCCCTCGGATCTTTGGACCGTACAAAATTGAATACAGTGGGTAGTTCTGTTGCTCTCGGCCATCCATTCGCAGCCACGGGCGCTCGAATTACAGGGACGCTTGCCAAGTTGTTGGTGCAAGACGGGAAAAAACGAGGGTTGATTTCCATTTGTACCGCCGGCGGTATGGGAATTGCCGCAATTCTAGAATCGGTATAA
- a CDS encoding phosphatidylglycerophosphatase A: MIKFIASGFYSGYLPKAPGTWGTIVAIPLCLLLLPYGLKTLWIATLVCFLIGWYCSHVLTLDPTADPDPSYIVIDEIAGLMLTLVFSLFLLKIEPAVLLSTSVFSLKIWVSVFIAFRIFDICKPFPIYKIDEYLASTTAWRGFGVMIDDILAAIPAAALVWGLLTFIF; the protein is encoded by the coding sequence ATGATCAAATTTATTGCTTCTGGTTTTTATAGTGGATATCTGCCGAAGGCGCCTGGAACATGGGGAACTATCGTTGCAATTCCTCTCTGCTTGTTACTCTTGCCTTATGGGCTGAAAACGCTTTGGATTGCAACCTTGGTTTGCTTCTTAATAGGGTGGTATTGCAGCCATGTGCTGACGCTTGATCCAACAGCTGATCCGGACCCATCGTACATTGTCATTGATGAAATTGCCGGGTTGATGCTAACGCTTGTTTTTAGTTTGTTTTTGTTAAAAATAGAACCAGCGGTGCTGCTATCGACTTCTGTTTTTTCGCTCAAAATTTGGGTGAGTGTGTTTATTGCGTTTCGAATCTTTGACATTTGTAAGCCTTTTCCGATATATAAAATAGATGAATACCTTGCGTCCACAACAGCTTGGCGCGGGTTTGGGGTTATGATTGATGATATTTTAGCTGCCATTCCTGCGGCTGCTCTGGTGTGGGGCCTGCTAACTTTTATTTTTTAA